CTCCAGTGACGAGCGCACGTACTCCGCGAGGAGGCCGAAGGACCCCCGGTAGAAGTGGCCCTGGGGCGCGAGGCGCACGTGCTGGCCGTGCGCCGTCACTGTCTCGCCGGTGTCCACGTTGCTGAGATAGCTGAAGATGATCTGCTGGCCCGTGCTGCGAAACGGCGCGAGGCCGGTGTTGGTGGCGTTGCCGAACTGGAGGCCGCGCGTCACGGCGAAGCCCAGGCCCAGGCCCTGGAGGAAGGACGGCTCGCGGCCCTTGAAGGGCAGGGCGAAGACGCGGGCGGCGAGGTCGAAGCTGTCGTCGGGGTTGGTGTCGGTGCTGGCGCCGTCGGGGTCTCCATTCACGACCGCCAGCGAGTACTGCCACCGGCCGCCTTCGCCCTCGCCGTGCAGCTCCAGGCCCTCGTCGCGGTTGGGGACCAGGTCCACGGTGAGCGAGCGCTCGATGAAGGGGTTGTCCATGTCGGACTGGAGCAGCTCCAGTCCGAAGGGCGTCTTGAACCGGCCCGCGCGCAGGCGGACCCACTCCCCTGGACGGAAGTCGATGTACGCGTCCTGGATGATGGATTGCCCGACGCCGAAGTCCGGCATGAAGCGGAAGTCGATGAAGCCGAAGAGCGTCCCGTCCAGGATGGGGCGCATGCGCCGCACGAGGAACGTGTTGGTGCCGGTGCGGTCCGTGTCGTCCAGGAAGAAGCGCCCGTCGCCCTGGAGCTGCCCGCGCAGCTTGAGCACGAAGGCCTTGTCCGCGGATGACAGCGTGAAGCCCTCCTCGGAGATGTTGATGACCGGCGGCTGCGCGGCCGTGGGAGGTTCGGAGGCGGGCTTGGACGCGGGCTCGGCGGTCTGGGCGTGAACGCGGGGCGCGGCGAGCAGCAGGCCCGTGGCGGCGAGGAGGGCGGGAGCGGAGAAGGAGGACACGCGGGGACCTCGGGGGGACGGGCTCCGCGAGGGCGGAGTGCCCCCGCGTCCGTCGGGCGCGACCCGGAAGCGGACGGGCACGTTGGGTTCGGGAAAGTCTTGCTGTCAAGGATCGCGGGGAAGACCTGTTGTTACCTTCACTTGCCGGATCCGGGGCGGTCTGGTTCAAGCTGGGGGGCATGTCCGTGACCAGACCCCGCGCCGCATCGATGTACGTCGACCTGGACCGCGACGCGTGGCGCGAGCTCCGGGCCTCCACGCCGCTGACGTTGACGGCGGAAGAGGTGGAGAAGCTGCGGGGCCTGGGGGACCGGCTGGACCTCCAGGAGGTGGAGGACGTCTACCTGCCGCTGTCGCGACTCCTGCACTTGCAAGTGGCGTCTGCGCAGTCGCTGTGGGCGGCGCAGCAGGCGTTCCTGGGCTATTCGGTGCGCAAGGTGCCGTTCATCATCGCCATCGCGGGCAGCGTGGCGGTGGGCAAGAGCACGACGGCGCGCATCCTCCAGGCGTTGCTGGCCCGCTGGCCGGATCATCCGCGCGTGGCGCTGGTGACGACGGACGGCTTCCTGCATCCCAACCGGGTGCTGACCGAGCGGGGCGTCATGAACCGCAAGGGCTTTCCGGAGAGCTACGACCGGCGCGCGCTGGTGCGCTTCCTGGCGGAGCTGAAGGCGGGGCGCGAGGAGGTGACGGCGCCGGTGTACTCGCACCTCGTCTACGACATCGTTCCGGAGGAGGCGCAGTCCATCCGGCAGCCGGACATCCTCATCCTGGAGGGGCTCAACGTCCTGCAGACGGGGCCGGTGGAGGGCGGGCGCCTGCCGCAGACGTTCCTGTCGGACTTCTTCGACTTCTCCATCTACGTGGACGCGAGCGAGACGGACATCCGCCACTGGTACGTGGAGCGCTTCCTGCGTCTGTGGGAGACGGCGTTCCGGGACGAGCGGTCCTTCTTCCGGCGCTTCTCCGAGTTGACGCGCGAGCAGGCGATTGCCCGGGCCGCGTCCGTGTGGGCGGAGATCAACGGGCCCAACCTGGCGGAGAACATCGCGCCCACGCGCTCACGGGCGAGGCTCATCCTGGTGAAGGGCAGTGACCACAAGGTCCGCCGCGTGCGGATGCGCAAGCTGTAGCTTGGGGGAGGACGGACATGGCGCCACGAATCGGTTCGCTCTGGGACGCGGTGGGGAACACGCCGCTGTTGCGCATTGGCTCGCTCAGCCGCCGGACGGGCTGTGACATCGTCGCCAAGGCGGAGTTCATGAACCCGGGCGGGAGCATCAAGGACCGGGCCGCGAAGGGGATGATTCAACGCGCGGAAGCGACGGGGCAGCTCAAGCCCGGCGGCACGATTGTCGAAGGCACCGCGGGCAACACCGGCATCGGCCTGGGCCTGCTGGGCCGCGAGCGCGGCTACCGCGTGGTCGTGACGATGCCGGACAACCAGGCGCGCGAGAAATACGAGTACCTGGAGGCGATGGGCGTGGAGGTGCGGCGCGTCCCGGCGGTGCCGTTCTCCAATCCCTCGCATTTCTTCCACCAGGCGCGGGCGCTGGCGGAAGCGAACGGCTGGGCGTGGATGAACCAGTTCGAAAACACGGCGAACGGCGACTTCCACTACGAGACGACGGGGCCGGAGATCTGGGAGCAGGCGGAGGGCCGGGTGGACGTGCTGGTGGCGTCGGTGGGCAGCGGCGGCACGCTGTCCGGGACGAGCCGCTACCTGAAGGAGAAGAACCCGGCCCTGCGGGTGGTGCTGGTGGATCCGCCGGGGTCGGGGCTCTACTGCCAGGTGCGCACGGGGAAGATGGAGACGGCGGGGAGCTCCATCACGGAAGGCATTGGCATCATGCGGCTGACGGAGAACTTCCGGCAGGCGCGAGTGGATGAAGCCATGCGCCTGGAGGACCAGGACATGCTGGAGATGCTCTACCACCTGGCGCGCGAGGACGCGCTGGTGGTGGGCACCTCCGCGGCCCTGAACGTGAGGGCCGCGTGGGAGGTGGCGCGCAAGCACCAGGACCAGGGCCTGCGCATCGTCACGTTCCTGTGTGACCACGGCAGCCGCTACGCCTCCAAGGTGTTCAACCCGGAGTTCCTCGCGTCGAAGAGCCTCACGGTGAAGCCACTGCCAGCTTGAGCGTGGGCTCCGCGGGCGCCTCCTCCTTGGCGGTGAGGGACAGCTCCAGGCTCCGGGCGACCAGGGCCTTGAGCGCCCACACCTCTGGGATCGTCTGGATGTAGACCCGGCTGATCCCGAACGCCGAAGGGGACGCCTCGACCTCGAATCCCGAGGCGAGCGTCTTCGCCTCCTCGACGGGGACCCAGGTGGCGATGCACTTGCGCTTGCCATTGCCAAAGAACCGCACGAACCATTTCGTGGGCTTCTTGAAGGACACGTTGAAGTAGTTCGAGGTGTCCCGGTAGAGGACGTCCTCCGCCGCGTGGCCGTTCTTGGTGCAGATGTCCCGGACGACGCCGAAGAAGGCCAGTTCCTCCTCGGTGGTCTCCATGGCGACGCGTGTCTTGTCGTCCCCCGGGGCGCGGGGCTCCATGTCGAAAGGCTTCGCGCTGTCCGCCTTCACCACGTTGGGCCCGTCCTTGGCGGCGGGGGCCTCGGTGCCTTCATTCAAGCGCTGGATGCGCTCCTTGAGCTTGTCGAGGAAGTCGTCGCCCATGACGCGGAGGAGGGTGGGCTCGATGGCCTCCTTCGCGACCTCCGCGAGGCGCTCCATCACGGCGGTCGTCCGCTTTCCCTTGTAGATGTCCTCGGTGAGCCACTTGAGGAAGCCCTCGTGTTCGCCGGGCGATTTGAGGGCGGCGGACAGCTTGTCGATCATCCCCTGGCGGTAGCGGCTGTTCTCCGCGTCGGTGATGAGCGTTGTGGCGTTGAAGGATTCGCGGCTGAACTTGGAGAGGAACTTCGCGACCTTGGCCCAGTCCGACTTCGTGTCCTCCAGGGAGAACGTGAAGAAGGGCTCTGGGTCCATGACGTTGGGGTTCTCCAGGTCTCCGAAGAACAGGTAGTGGCAACCATCCGTGATGATGCCGAAGTGGAGTTCCGGGAGCTGGGAGAGGTAGCGGGCCAGTTGCTGGGCGCGCGACTGGAGGTCCGTGCCCAGGGGCTTGGTCTCGATGACGATGAGAGGCTTCTGCCCCGTCTGGTCGAAGATGGCGAAGTCCATGCGGTCCGGCAGCTTCTTGCCGTCGCCCTGGACGAAGTCCGCCGCGTATTCGAGGCGGACCTCCCGGGGAAGACCGGGGTCGTAGCCCAGCAGCCGGATGAAGGGGACCACCAGCGCCAGCTTGGCGGTCTCTTCGTTGGAGATGAAGGATTTGGAATCCTGATAGCGCTTGACCAGCTCCAGCAATTGATTCGCGTCCACGGTATCCCCCTGCACCCCGTCGAGCCCGGGCCGCGCCAGCAGTGAGAACAGACTGGCGACGCCCAGAACTACAAACTGTTGGGTTGTGTTTGGCCATACCTCCTATGGGGTATCCGGGGGGAACGGAGGGCGCTGTGCCTCCAGCACATCGTCCCGTGCAATGGATGGAGCCAGGGGGCCAGGGCCACGCTCCTGCGTCTCGTCCTGTGCGGCGGCTGGAGTCAGGCGATCGACGCCATCTTCCGCGTTGCCCGGGTGTGTCTCAGGCGCCTCCACCTGCCCGCTGGCTGACGCGGGATCGATGGGATCCTCGGGAGACTCATGCTTCTTGGGGACGGGAGCGAAGGCATTCAGCACCCGCTCATCGCAAGCCTTCATCAGCGCCGGCAGCTCGTGCTGAAGCGCCTGCACGTCGCGCTCCTGTAGGGCATTCATCGCGCAGGTGGCCCATTTGCGCAGCGCCTCTCCCCCCAGAAGCGGCAGCAGTTGGGTGGCACCTCCCAGGAATGCCCGCTGAAGGGACTGAACGAGGAGCACGTGCCCGGGACGCTCCGCCACCCGCGCCGCCAGCCGCAGCAACTCGAACTCCAACTGGGCGCAGGCTCCTTGCTCCCAGCCCCCCGCGTTCCAGAGCTGGAAGCACAGGCTCCCCAGCCGGTCCAAGTCGAGGTCCGAGGCCTTCGCGCAGCAGTCGACCAGCAGCTCCACCAGCACCTGCCGCTTGAGGCTGAAGTAGCCCTCCAGAAGCCACCGGGTCTCCGGGGCGCGCACGTCATGCAGCGCCAGCCCCAGGTTCTCCAGTGTCAGCGACTCATCCAGCGCCACCGCGCGAGTCCTGCGCCCGGGGTGTTGCACCACCAATCCCCGTGCCGCCAGCCGCCGCAGCGCCTCGCGGATGGTGCCCCGGCACACTCCATAGCGTTGCGCCAGCTTCGCCTCGGGGCCGAATTGCCCGCTCGGGTGCAATCGTCCCAGCGCGATGTCGCGCTCGATTTGCGCCTCCACATAAGCCACGAGTCCGCCCCGTCCCATCCCCATTCCCCTTCCTCGACCCAGCATCGCCATCCAACCATAGGGGTCTGACATTGACGTGCGGGGCCCCCGTGCTCATTGCCAGCCAGGAGGCCGCCCCCCGGACCCGGACGGCGAAAACCTGTCCGACTGTCGGACAAGTTTTGAGACAACCGGCCCCGAGCGGGCGCCTCTGTCCGTGCCCTACCTTGGCGTTCGCGTGCGCGACGTCGCGCTCCGGCCGGTCAAATCACGGGCTCCGGCCCATGCCGCGGGAGCCTGTTCGACTGTCGGACACGTTTTGATGGGACCGGGCCCGGGTGGGGGCCTCCCGTCGCGACACATCGCCGCGCTTCGTGAGGCGCGCGTCATCACGCGGACCCTTGATTCGACGGGTTTGTTAACGAACCTCTGGGGACCTGCCTAGGATGCTCGCCGTCCTCTTCCTTCATGGAGCTTCGATGGTGCGCACCCGGTTCGTAGGTCTCCTGGCGTTGCTGTTCGTCGCGGTCCCCGTCGTGTCGGGGGCCCAGGACGCCGTGACTCCGGCGGCGGTGGCTTCTGGCGATGAAGCGACGCATCAGGCGCTGCGCGCCATCAAGCAGGACATGGAGGATGCGCTCAACAAGCAGGACCTGGACCGGCTGCTGTCGCACCTGCACCCGGACGTCGTGTTCTCCACCATGAACAATGACGTTCGCGTGGGGAAGGACGCCATCCGCGCGTACTACGCGCAGATGCTCGGTGGCCCGAACAGCGTCGTGAAGAAGGTCACCGCGAAGTTCGACGTGGATGCGCTCACGCGCCTGTATGGAAACGCGGGCGTCGCGTATGGCTCGTCGCTGGACCACTACATCCTGAGTGACGGCACGGACCTGGTCGTCAATGGGCGGTGGACGTGCACCCTGGTGAAGGAGGGCGACCGGTGGCTCATCGCCGCGTTCCACTACTCCACCAACGTGTTCGACAACCCCCTGCTCACCAAGGTGAAGAACGCCGCCATGGGCTTCGGGGCCCTGGTCGCGGTCGCCGCGCTCGGCGCGGGTTTCTTCATCGGACGCCGGGGACGCCGGCCGGCGATGGCTTGAGCCCAAGCCGCATGGGCTGGCGCTGGCCGTAGGTGAGCGAGCGCCACAGCCACTCGGCTGGACCGAAGCGGAAGCGCGCCAGCCACCAGTGGCTGAGGGGAATCTGGAGCGCGAACACCAAGAGGCTCAGGGCCACGCAGCGTGAGGGCGGCAGCTTGCCGATGAGCCCCAACCCCCAGCCGTCATAGAGGCAGAGGCTCACCACCGTCTGCATCAGGTAGTTTGTGAGCGCCATGCGACCCACCGGCGCCAGGATGCCCAGCCACCTGCGCCAGCGCTCCTGCTGGAAGAGCAGAGCGAAGGCGGCCACGTAGGCCGCGGCGAGGCCCAGGTAGCCCATCTCCTGGATTGCGGACAGGGTGAACATCCAGTGGGCTTTCGCCGGGTCCAGCACTCCCGCGAGCCGCAGATGCTGAACCACCACCCCGGCGCCATTTCCCAGCACGCCCAGCACCAGACCCCAACCCAGCATCTTCCGGTGCCAGGCGCGGTGGCGCTCCACGTCCTGGAGCAACAGGTGCCGGCCCGCGAGCAGCCCCAGCAGGAACCGGCCCAGGATGAAGATCATCCACAGCAGCCGCTTCAGCGTGGGCAGCATGTACTGGAGGAAGTGCGCGTTCGCGGCCTGCGTCGCCCAGAGTGAGTCGCTCTTGAGCCCGAGCAGCAGTTGCTCCCGCGTCCGCGCCTCCATGGCTTCCGAGGCCTTCGCCGCGTCCGCCGCCGCCTGCGCTCCGTGCAGCAGGATGGGACCGAAGTGCAGGAGCGCTGGCACCAGCAACGGCACCACCACCACCGACAGGCCCACCCACACCCAGAGCGTCCGGTCCGAACGATCGCGGAAGAGGAGCAACGCGAAGCCCAGCAGGGCGTAGGTGGAGAGGACGTCTCCCGTCCAGAGCACCGTGAGATGCACCACCCCTATGCCCAGCAGCACGAGCAGACGCCGTGAATACACCGGGACGACGGAGGCGCCTCGTGACGCGGCCCGTGTGAGCTGGATGGAGAACCCCAGCCCGAAGAGGAAGGCGAACAGCGTGACGAACTTCTGGTTCACGAAGAAGTGGTAGAGCGCCGTGACGGCCGCCTCGAAGGGCGGCGCCGCCAGTGCCTGGGCCTGCTCTCGTGGCATCAGGACCCGGCCGCTGAACCAGGCGAAGCTGTTTGACACGAAGACGCCCCACAACGCGAAGCCGCGCAGCACATCCAGGAGCGGCAACCGTTCGGAGGCATCCACCGGACGCGCGCTGGAGATGGAAGGAGCGGAGTCGGACATGCGTCCAGCAGATGCCTCCGTCCGCTTCGCGTCAACGCATGCGCCACGTCATGCTCCGCGGACTCACTCCTCGAGCAGGGAGGGTGACCCCGCGTGAAGGACTCAGGTGCTTTCGAGCACCGGCGCTTCGCGCAGGAAGGGCATGCGGCGCGGCAGCTTCCGCGCCCAGAAGGCCTCCACCGACCCGTGGAAGAGTCGCAGCAACGCGGCGCCTTGCCTGCCCTCCAGTTGAGCCAGCTCCTTCGCGGAGCGGTCCAGCAGCGCGCGGGCCCGCTGGTACTCGCCGAGCACCCAGGCCCGTCCGGCTTGCGCCGTGAGCAGTGAGTCGAAGTCCTCGGGCGCATGTCCCTGGGCGCGCACTTCCGCGGCGACGTCGGCGGGCACGTTGAAGAGACCCTGGGCCAGGTCCTCGCGCAGGTCTCGCATCACGGAACACCAACCCAACGCCGCGAGCAGGGAAGGAGCGTCCTCTGCTCGCACCTGCGCGTCCGCGACGTGCAGCATCAGGTTCACGGACAGCCGGAAGGTGTTTCCGAGCTGGGTCTGGAGTGTTGCCTCGTCCCACCAGTGCCCATCACGCACCCGCTCGCGGTCCCGGCGCATCGTGCGCACCAGTTCGAGGACCTGCTCGCGGGCCTCCGGGTCGGACAGCTCCGTGAGCAGCACCCGGCCCAGCGTCACCGCGGTGGCGTGGAACTCCGTCGCGGGGCCCGGCGCTCCCGCCGCCAGCGTGCGCAGGAGCGCGTCAATGGCGTCCAGGGGTTCGCCTTCGACGGGGCGGTCTCCATCCAGCACGTCATCCACCATCTGGAGGAAGCAGAACCCTGCTCGTGCCCGTCGCGCCTTGCGCCAGCGTCCCAGGGATTGCTGATACAGCGCGAGCGCGATGAGCCCGTAACGCGGATGCCTGCGCGCGAAGCGGTACATCTCCCTCGCGCAGAGGGCCTCCACCCGCACGGCTTCGAGGAAGGTTTCCTTCCGGACCCGGGGCGCCACGACACGCCACATGCCCCAGGCGAGCAACGCTCCCGCGAACACGTCCACCATGTGGTGCTCGTGGATGAGCAGCGTGGACGCCGCGATGGCCAGGGCCCAGAGCGCGAAGACGGTGCTCGCCACCGGCCCTGAGCGCTCGCGATAGGCCAGGGCCGCCGTGCAGGCGAAGGCGACGTGGAGCGACGGCAGGTAGTTGCGCTCCAGGTTCATCGTGTCCGCGGCCTGGAAGATGGACGCCCAGATCCCGGTGACGGCACGCGGTGGCCACGCCACCTCCACCGGCAGGACGAGGAAGCAGAGCGCGCCCAGCACCGTCTGCGCGCACAGCGCCAGCGCGAAGGGGAGCATCTGTCTCCACGTCCGGAAGATGAACAGGGACAGGAGCAGCAGCACATCCATGCTGATGTAGACGGCGGCCCAGCCGGGCATGAATGGGATGTGCTGCTCGAAGGGCAGGTCCACACGCAGGCCGCCGGAATAGAAGCCTGTCACCCAGCTCGCGCCGCCGTACACCGCGAGGAAGAACAGCGCGAAGCCGCACGTCATCGCGCCCGTCCGCTTCAGTTCCCCGCGCTCTGGCCAGCCGAAGAGCGGGCCCTCCGTGTGCGCTTCCTTCCCATTGGACGCGCTCACTCTGGCTGCTCCGGGAATGGCCGGGGTCCTCGCCACATGGACAGCCAGATGCCCAGGAAGGATGGCCGGGGAACACTCTCGTCCACGTAGCGCCCCAGGTAGAGCCAGGGCACCTGCGGGTACCGGTGGTGCGCCCGGTGATAGTGGTAGTTGAGGAACACCCAGCGCACCGGCGCGGCGACCCTCAGGTCCCAGGCCCCTTCGCGCACGTCCAGCGGCGACCACGCGTGATCCGCGTACTGGAGCGAGCTCCAGTTCACCGCGAAGGCCGCGTAGCAGAGCGCCCACCCCACGAGCGTCAGGTCCAGCGCGTAGGCCAGCCCTGCCTGCACCGCCGCCATCCCCAACACCTCCATCCGGATGGCCGCCCCCGGAGCGTCCTCCAGCCGCCCCAGGTACGCGTCCGCGCCCGTCTGTTCCCCGTAGCGCGTGCCCGGCCCTCGCAGCCTCCGCAGCAGGCCCGGCGCGATTGCGAACACCAGCGCCCCCAGCGGAACGAACAGCCAGTAGACGCCGGTCAGGATGACGTACCACTGCGCATACTTGAGGAAGCGGTGGTCGCCCGGGTGCAGGTAGTCGAACTGCTCTCGCGCCGTGCGGTTGTACCGGTGATGCGTGAGGTGGAAGGCCCGCTGCAGCGTGAACGACGTGGGGAAGAACGCCG
The sequence above is drawn from the Corallococcus sp. NCRR genome and encodes:
- a CDS encoding SgcJ/EcaC family oxidoreductase → MVRTRFVGLLALLFVAVPVVSGAQDAVTPAAVASGDEATHQALRAIKQDMEDALNKQDLDRLLSHLHPDVVFSTMNNDVRVGKDAIRAYYAQMLGGPNSVVKKVTAKFDVDALTRLYGNAGVAYGSSLDHYILSDGTDLVVNGRWTCTLVKEGDRWLIAAFHYSTNVFDNPLLTKVKNAAMGFGALVAVAALGAGFFIGRRGRRPAMA
- a CDS encoding fatty acid desaturase family protein, which codes for MRADDAPPIPAALNAALLVAAMGAGALCLWTASHAEGLWVRLVAAGVFSYVNNTVFSLLHEATHGVLHPSRRINDGLGRLAAAFFPTSFTLQRAFHLTHHRYNRTAREQFDYLHPGDHRFLKYAQWYVILTGVYWLFVPLGALVFAIAPGLLRRLRGPGTRYGEQTGADAYLGRLEDAPGAAIRMEVLGMAAVQAGLAYALDLTLVGWALCYAAFAVNWSSLQYADHAWSPLDVREGAWDLRVAAPVRWVFLNYHYHRAHHRYPQVPWLYLGRYVDESVPRPSFLGIWLSMWRGPRPFPEQPE
- a CDS encoding type I restriction enzyme HsdR N-terminal domain-containing protein, producing the protein MDANQLLELVKRYQDSKSFISNEETAKLALVVPFIRLLGYDPGLPREVRLEYAADFVQGDGKKLPDRMDFAIFDQTGQKPLIVIETKPLGTDLQSRAQQLARYLSQLPELHFGIITDGCHYLFFGDLENPNVMDPEPFFTFSLEDTKSDWAKVAKFLSKFSRESFNATTLITDAENSRYRQGMIDKLSAALKSPGEHEGFLKWLTEDIYKGKRTTAVMERLAEVAKEAIEPTLLRVMGDDFLDKLKERIQRLNEGTEAPAAKDGPNVVKADSAKPFDMEPRAPGDDKTRVAMETTEEELAFFGVVRDICTKNGHAAEDVLYRDTSNYFNVSFKKPTKWFVRFFGNGKRKCIATWVPVEEAKTLASGFEVEASPSAFGISRVYIQTIPEVWALKALVARSLELSLTAKEEAPAEPTLKLAVASP
- a CDS encoding phosphatase PAP2 family protein; amino-acid sequence: MSASNGKEAHTEGPLFGWPERGELKRTGAMTCGFALFFLAVYGGASWVTGFYSGGLRVDLPFEQHIPFMPGWAAVYISMDVLLLLSLFIFRTWRQMLPFALALCAQTVLGALCFLVLPVEVAWPPRAVTGIWASIFQAADTMNLERNYLPSLHVAFACTAALAYRERSGPVASTVFALWALAIAASTLLIHEHHMVDVFAGALLAWGMWRVVAPRVRKETFLEAVRVEALCAREMYRFARRHPRYGLIALALYQQSLGRWRKARRARAGFCFLQMVDDVLDGDRPVEGEPLDAIDALLRTLAAGAPGPATEFHATAVTLGRVLLTELSDPEAREQVLELVRTMRRDRERVRDGHWWDEATLQTQLGNTFRLSVNLMLHVADAQVRAEDAPSLLAALGWCSVMRDLREDLAQGLFNVPADVAAEVRAQGHAPEDFDSLLTAQAGRAWVLGEYQRARALLDRSAKELAQLEGRQGAALLRLFHGSVEAFWARKLPRRMPFLREAPVLEST
- a CDS encoding DUF418 domain-containing protein yields the protein MSDSAPSISSARPVDASERLPLLDVLRGFALWGVFVSNSFAWFSGRVLMPREQAQALAAPPFEAAVTALYHFFVNQKFVTLFAFLFGLGFSIQLTRAASRGASVVPVYSRRLLVLLGIGVVHLTVLWTGDVLSTYALLGFALLLFRDRSDRTLWVWVGLSVVVVPLLVPALLHFGPILLHGAQAAADAAKASEAMEARTREQLLLGLKSDSLWATQAANAHFLQYMLPTLKRLLWMIFILGRFLLGLLAGRHLLLQDVERHRAWHRKMLGWGLVLGVLGNGAGVVVQHLRLAGVLDPAKAHWMFTLSAIQEMGYLGLAAAYVAAFALLFQQERWRRWLGILAPVGRMALTNYLMQTVVSLCLYDGWGLGLIGKLPPSRCVALSLLVFALQIPLSHWWLARFRFGPAEWLWRSLTYGQRQPMRLGLKPSPAGVPGVR
- the coaA gene encoding type I pantothenate kinase, which translates into the protein MSVTRPRAASMYVDLDRDAWRELRASTPLTLTAEEVEKLRGLGDRLDLQEVEDVYLPLSRLLHLQVASAQSLWAAQQAFLGYSVRKVPFIIAIAGSVAVGKSTTARILQALLARWPDHPRVALVTTDGFLHPNRVLTERGVMNRKGFPESYDRRALVRFLAELKAGREEVTAPVYSHLVYDIVPEEAQSIRQPDILILEGLNVLQTGPVEGGRLPQTFLSDFFDFSIYVDASETDIRHWYVERFLRLWETAFRDERSFFRRFSELTREQAIARAASVWAEINGPNLAENIAPTRSRARLILVKGSDHKVRRVRMRKL
- a CDS encoding cysteine synthase A, which produces MAPRIGSLWDAVGNTPLLRIGSLSRRTGCDIVAKAEFMNPGGSIKDRAAKGMIQRAEATGQLKPGGTIVEGTAGNTGIGLGLLGRERGYRVVVTMPDNQAREKYEYLEAMGVEVRRVPAVPFSNPSHFFHQARALAEANGWAWMNQFENTANGDFHYETTGPEIWEQAEGRVDVLVASVGSGGTLSGTSRYLKEKNPALRVVLVDPPGSGLYCQVRTGKMETAGSSITEGIGIMRLTENFRQARVDEAMRLEDQDMLEMLYHLAREDALVVGTSAALNVRAAWEVARKHQDQGLRIVTFLCDHGSRYASKVFNPEFLASKSLTVKPLPA
- a CDS encoding OprO/OprP family phosphate-selective porin; amino-acid sequence: MSSFSAPALLAATGLLLAAPRVHAQTAEPASKPASEPPTAAQPPVINISEEGFTLSSADKAFVLKLRGQLQGDGRFFLDDTDRTGTNTFLVRRMRPILDGTLFGFIDFRFMPDFGVGQSIIQDAYIDFRPGEWVRLRAGRFKTPFGLELLQSDMDNPFIERSLTVDLVPNRDEGLELHGEGEGGRWQYSLAVVNGDPDGASTDTNPDDSFDLAARVFALPFKGREPSFLQGLGLGFAVTRGLQFGNATNTGLAPFRSTGQQIIFSYLSNVDTGETVTAHGQHVRLAPQGHFYRGSFGLLAEYVRSSLEVRIADARARLHHHAWQTAVSWVFGGKASFEGARPTTPFDPKTLTGGALEVAARYHALDLDDAAFPRFANPARSVSTAKGFGVATTFAFNRRVRFALNFHRTNFEGGAPDGGDRAPENALLSRFQLTF